The following is a genomic window from Acidimicrobium ferrooxidans DSM 10331.
TCAGGTAGCTGCCGGGTGCGACAGCGCTGACGCGCAAGGCCTCGCGAACCCGGCGCCGAAATCGATTGCGCTCGACCGCCGTACCTGCTCGGCGCGGTATGGCAAACGCGACACGAACTGCGGCGCTCTGCTCGTCGCCTGACACGGTCTCCGTCGGCGCGACCACGACCCACATGGTGCCGAGCTGATAGCGCCGACCCACGCGCCGGAGACGATGGAAGTCCTGCCGGCGGGCAAGCCTTCCGAGCCGCACCTACGCCGACAGCCGGTGACGCC
Proteins encoded in this region:
- a CDS encoding ribonuclease P protein component encodes the protein MRLGRLARRQDFHRLRRVGRRYQLGTMWVVVAPTETVSGDEQSAAVRVAFAIPRRAGTAVERNRFRRRVREALRVSAVAPGSYLIGPREGKLDASFAAIRADVTRLEHLGEFPREDP